One genomic segment of Sphingobacteriales bacterium includes these proteins:
- a CDS encoding IS5 family transposase, translating to MKTYPSSLTDSQWSAILGILDDKRKRKHSLREIFNALFYLLKTGCQWRMLPFHFPSWKLVYYYFTKWKKDGTIELIHEILRDKTRKQAGRASSPSVGIIDSQSVKTTSVGGLCRGIDGGKKVKGRKRHIIVDTMGLLLAVVVHAANEHDSKSAPMVIADLRGRFCRLVKIVADGGYRGELIENTRKTFGWVVEVVSRSNTASKFEVLPKRWIVERTFAWLESYRRLSKDFEFQTETSQTMIQLAMIKLMLNRIRK from the coding sequence ATGAAAACCTACCCAAGCAGTCTCACCGATAGTCAATGGAGTGCAATATTAGGCATTTTAGACGACAAACGGAAACGAAAACACAGTTTAAGAGAAATTTTTAATGCGCTGTTCTATTTGCTTAAAACTGGCTGTCAATGGCGCATGCTGCCGTTCCATTTTCCGTCATGGAAGCTTGTTTACTACTATTTTACCAAGTGGAAGAAGGATGGGACGATAGAACTCATCCATGAAATACTCAGGGATAAGACTCGAAAGCAAGCAGGCAGGGCTTCATCGCCAAGTGTTGGTATAATTGATAGCCAGAGCGTAAAGACAACAAGCGTCGGAGGCTTGTGCAGAGGGATTGACGGGGGTAAAAAAGTTAAAGGCAGAAAGCGGCATATTATTGTAGATACAATGGGACTACTTTTAGCGGTTGTGGTTCATGCGGCAAATGAGCATGACAGTAAATCAGCCCCAATGGTTATAGCTGACCTCAGAGGCAGGTTTTGCAGATTGGTAAAGATAGTAGCTGATGGCGGGTATAGAGGCGAGTTAATTGAAAATACCCGCAAAACGTTTGGGTGGGTGGTTGAGGTTGTAAGTAGATCGAATACAGCCTCGAAATTCGAAGTATTGCCAAAAAGATGGATTGTTGAAAGAACTTTTGCATGGCTCGAAAGCTATCGAAGATTGAGTAAAGACTTTGAGTTCCAAACCGAAACGAGCCAGACAATGATCCAACTTGCCATGATAAAATTGATGCTTAATAGAATTAGAAAATAA
- a CDS encoding methyltransferase, which produces MQAFKYFVEATKSLKTVGTVTFSSKFLVNKMLEPVVFKPKQVIIELGAGNGCITKELLNRMHPDSQLFSFEVNENFCTMLNSTIQDERLHLINDSAEHLTQYLHANNIEKVDYIISSVPLVVLPEAVSETIMKAVEQTLKNSDGTFIHLSYSPFLRNKFKQQFNAVKLYFSALNLPPAWVYACKLSKVA; this is translated from the coding sequence ATGCAGGCATTCAAATATTTTGTCGAAGCAACCAAAAGTTTAAAAACAGTTGGTACCGTAACTTTTAGCTCTAAATTTTTGGTCAACAAAATGTTAGAACCAGTAGTTTTTAAGCCTAAACAGGTAATTATTGAGTTAGGTGCCGGAAATGGATGCATAACCAAAGAATTATTAAACCGGATGCACCCCGACAGTCAACTTTTTTCGTTTGAAGTAAATGAGAATTTTTGTACCATGCTAAATTCAACAATTCAAGACGAAAGATTACATTTAATAAACGATAGCGCCGAGCATTTAACGCAATATCTTCATGCAAATAATATTGAAAAAGTTGATTATATTATTTCGTCGGTGCCATTGGTTGTACTGCCCGAGGCAGTAAGTGAAACCATTATGAAAGCCGTAGAGCAGACCTTAAAAAACAGCGATGGAACTTTTATCCATTTAAGTTACTCGCCATTTTTACGCAACAAATTTAAACAACAGTTTAACGCCGTAAAATTATATTTTTCGGCACTTAATTTACCCCCGGCTTGGGTTTATGCTTGTAAACTTAGCAAAGTAGCTTAA
- a CDS encoding PKD domain-containing protein, whose product MPEILIELTEGNYNYLFPVQDDCYFIVDGYLSFNFSYNINIIYVDLKTKTVKWEATIDTVDKFYKPVFLPYEKSLIFIDQKRIEHYDFIPFETEDIRLTKIDTNGTIVFDKLIHPLLDIENYNYGYDYFIFDATISSNGELIVSGHDGNSWWDFPRIVIIGFDTNGNPKWFNGYKGLAEATSFNYSFGQAIDNANGGVCLLVDPVDSNPWVYNIDAKGDTIWTDVIAPEKNDDYSFYYTDIISRDKNDILIAGLKSNYDLDISHSIIIKYNKHYLNSQKSVYEHPTFLRFRRLHKIVDGFITWGVNPDFEQYLPYLIKFDTALNCAPKANFNATPILNTYGVAFNAISSGGDISYLWSFGDGFGSILPNPTHQYAAESTYAVSMVAMNLCGADTFTTQIYVDFTNTQQFPDNNLSNNDGFMVYPNPVTGGQQIYLQYPVNIITYTNTNIKFTLYNILGQQIATHSINPTNNNPIALPLPALPNGVYWYRITTANTTENQLQTGSVVVW is encoded by the coding sequence TTGCCAGAAATATTAATTGAATTGACTGAAGGAAACTACAATTACCTTTTTCCTGTCCAAGATGATTGCTATTTTATTGTTGATGGGTATCTTTCTTTCAATTTTTCATACAATATAAATATTATATATGTTGACTTAAAAACTAAAACGGTAAAATGGGAGGCAACTATCGATACTGTTGACAAATTTTATAAACCTGTTTTTTTGCCCTACGAAAAAAGCCTTATATTTATTGACCAAAAAAGAATAGAACACTACGATTTTATCCCTTTTGAAACAGAAGATATTCGTTTGACGAAAATAGACACCAACGGCACTATTGTATTCGATAAACTTATTCATCCTTTGTTAGATATTGAAAACTATAATTATGGCTATGATTATTTTATATTTGATGCAACAATAAGCAGTAATGGCGAGCTAATTGTAAGTGGGCATGATGGCAATTCGTGGTGGGACTTTCCGAGGATCGTTATTATTGGTTTTGACACCAACGGCAACCCTAAATGGTTTAATGGCTACAAGGGGTTAGCAGAAGCTACGTCATTTAATTATAGTTTTGGACAAGCTATTGATAATGCCAATGGTGGTGTTTGTCTTTTAGTTGATCCTGTTGATTCTAACCCTTGGGTGTATAATATTGATGCCAAAGGTGATACAATTTGGACAGATGTAATTGCTCCGGAAAAAAATGATGACTACTCATTTTATTATACAGATATTATTTCAAGAGATAAAAATGATATACTTATTGCTGGATTAAAATCCAATTATGATTTAGATATATCACACAGTATTATAATAAAATACAATAAACATTATTTAAACAGTCAAAAAAGTGTTTATGAGCATCCAACATTTTTGAGATTTAGGCGGTTGCACAAAATTGTAGATGGTTTTATTACTTGGGGTGTTAATCCTGATTTTGAACAATATTTACCCTACCTCATTAAATTTGACACAGCGTTAAATTGCGCACCCAAAGCCAATTTTAACGCTACCCCAATTTTAAATACCTATGGCGTAGCCTTTAACGCCATATCATCGGGCGGAGATATTAGCTATTTATGGTCGTTTGGCGATGGTTTTGGCTCTATACTACCCAACCCCACCCACCAATACGCCGCCGAAAGCACTTATGCCGTGAGTATGGTTGCCATGAACCTTTGCGGCGCCGACACTTTTACCACTCAAATTTATGTTGATTTTACCAATACACAACAATTTCCGGATAATAACCTAAGCAACAACGATGGCTTTATGGTTTATCCAAATCCGGTTACGGGAGGGCAGCAAATTTATCTTCAATACCCTGTTAATATTATCACCTATACAAATACAAATATAAAATTTACCCTCTATAATATATTGGGGCAGCAAATTGCCACCCACTCTATAAACCCCACCAACAACAACCCCATTGCCCTACCCCTGCCCGCCCTGCCTAACGGCGTTTATTGGTACCGCATTACCACCGCCAACACAACCGAAAATCAGCTACAAACGGGTAGTGTGGTGGTCTGGTAA
- a CDS encoding PhoH family protein yields MAEINLSLEGINPIEFFGIDNAKFNYIRNAFPKLKIVTRGTTIKAIGNENDIKLFSEKVEIVSNFLERYGSVTEKHIEELLAGLEPVDVPKGIDNIIMYGPYGNLIRAKTPNQVRMVKSAEDNDIVFAIGPAGTGKTYTAVALAVKALKNNLVKRIVLTRPAVEAGESLGFLPGDLKDKVDPYLRPLYDALDDMLPVNKLNYFMQNRIIEIAPLAYMRGRTIDNAFIILDEAQNATNLQIKMFLTRIGPSAKCIITGDLTQIDLPRNQKSGLQRALNILQNIDGIATIYLDKEDVIRHKLVKRIIAAYSHADEADEIKNTTPTQQVLITE; encoded by the coding sequence TTGGCCGAAATAAATTTATCGTTAGAGGGTATTAACCCAATTGAATTTTTTGGAATTGATAATGCCAAATTTAATTATATCCGGAATGCTTTTCCCAAACTTAAAATTGTTACCAGAGGTACAACTATTAAAGCAATTGGCAACGAAAATGATATAAAACTTTTTTCAGAGAAAGTAGAAATAGTAAGTAATTTTTTGGAACGATATGGTTCAGTTACCGAAAAACATATCGAAGAACTATTAGCCGGATTAGAACCTGTTGATGTACCTAAAGGCATTGATAATATAATTATGTACGGGCCTTATGGCAATTTAATCAGGGCTAAAACTCCAAATCAGGTGCGCATGGTAAAATCTGCCGAAGATAACGACATAGTGTTTGCCATTGGCCCCGCGGGCACCGGGAAAACCTATACAGCCGTAGCCTTGGCTGTTAAAGCACTTAAAAATAATTTAGTAAAACGCATCGTTTTAACACGCCCCGCTGTTGAAGCTGGCGAAAGCCTTGGTTTTTTGCCGGGCGACCTTAAAGATAAGGTTGACCCCTACTTGCGCCCACTTTACGATGCATTAGACGATATGTTGCCAGTAAATAAGCTAAACTATTTTATGCAAAATCGTATTATCGAAATTGCACCACTTGCCTATATGCGTGGCCGTACTATTGACAACGCCTTTATTATTTTAGACGAAGCCCAAAATGCCACCAACTTGCAAATAAAAATGTTTTTAACTCGTATTGGACCATCGGCAAAATGTATTATAACCGGCGACCTTACACAAATTGACCTGCCGCGAAACCAAAAAAGTGGTTTGCAAAGAGCCTTAAACATCTTACAAAACATTGACGGCATTGCAACCATTTATTTAGACAAAGAAGATGTAATACGCCATAAACTTGTAAAACGCATTATTGCCGCCTATAGTCATGCCGACGAAGCCGACGAGATAAAAAACACCACCCCCACACAACAAGTACTAATTACCGAATAA
- the miaB gene encoding tRNA (N6-isopentenyl adenosine(37)-C2)-methylthiotransferase MiaB, producing the protein MYNDTHTLDIETLAANLHQNHHNTPLPEDRQGEVLDNFETQQLPNNFNGKLYYIESYGCQMNFSDSEIVASILQNEGFGNTRNFEEADLIFLNTCSIRDKAEQRIRARLQALNAVKKQRPSTLVGILGCMAERLKNDLLEQERIVDMVVGPDSYRDLPRLVNNADEGQRAVNVILSREETYADISPVRLNQNGVTAFVSIMRGCDNMCSFCVVPFTRGRERSRNAYSIIAETHDLVQRGYKEVTLLGQNVDSYKWENPDTKEIVNFANLLEMVALIDPQLRVRFSTSHPKDITNEVLQTIAKHQNICNYIHLPVQSGSSNILQKMNRTYNREWYLNRIDAIRQILPDCAISTDFISGFCSETEEDHAETLSLMQEVQYEMAYMFAYSERSGTLAARRYPDDISPEVKNRRLNEIIALQNKHALQRNLSDVGKIFTVLIEKPSKRSDSDLCGRTDQNKMVVFPAENYQPGQYVEVLIESATSASLKGKVLKLKSFDQ; encoded by the coding sequence ATGTACAACGATACCCACACCTTAGACATCGAAACCTTAGCAGCCAATTTGCACCAAAATCACCACAACACACCCTTGCCTGAAGACAGGCAGGGCGAGGTTTTGGATAATTTTGAAACCCAACAGCTGCCCAATAATTTTAACGGCAAACTATATTATATTGAAAGTTATGGCTGCCAAATGAATTTTAGCGATAGCGAAATTGTTGCCTCTATATTACAAAACGAAGGGTTTGGCAATACCCGCAACTTTGAAGAAGCTGACCTGATTTTTCTAAATACCTGCTCAATACGCGATAAAGCCGAACAGCGAATTCGCGCGCGTTTGCAAGCCCTGAACGCCGTGAAAAAACAACGCCCCAGCACCTTAGTTGGTATTTTGGGCTGTATGGCCGAACGCTTGAAAAATGACCTTTTAGAGCAAGAACGTATTGTTGATATGGTTGTAGGCCCCGACTCTTACCGCGACCTTCCGCGTTTGGTAAACAATGCCGACGAAGGGCAACGTGCGGTAAACGTAATCTTATCGCGCGAAGAAACCTATGCCGATATTAGCCCCGTGCGCTTAAACCAAAATGGCGTTACCGCCTTTGTTTCTATTATGCGAGGCTGCGACAATATGTGCTCGTTTTGTGTGGTGCCTTTTACCCGTGGCCGCGAGCGCAGCCGAAATGCCTACTCAATTATTGCCGAAACACATGACTTAGTACAACGCGGCTACAAAGAAGTTACCCTTTTAGGGCAAAATGTGGACTCGTACAAATGGGAAAACCCCGACACCAAAGAAATAGTAAACTTTGCCAACCTGCTCGAAATGGTAGCCTTAATTGACCCCCAACTTCGAGTGCGTTTTAGCACCTCGCACCCCAAAGATATTACCAACGAAGTGCTGCAAACCATAGCAAAACACCAAAATATATGTAATTACATCCATTTGCCAGTCCAGTCGGGCAGTAGCAATATACTGCAAAAAATGAATCGCACCTACAACCGCGAATGGTATTTAAACCGAATTGATGCTATTAGGCAAATTTTACCCGACTGCGCTATCAGTACCGATTTTATTTCCGGATTTTGCTCCGAAACAGAAGAAGATCATGCCGAAACGCTTAGTTTGATGCAAGAAGTACAATACGAAATGGCCTATATGTTTGCCTACAGCGAGCGATCCGGAACTTTAGCTGCCCGCAGGTATCCGGATGATATAAGCCCCGAAGTAAAAAATCGGCGCTTGAATGAAATAATTGCACTGCAAAACAAACACGCTCTTCAACGTAATTTATCCGATGTAGGCAAAATATTTACCGTTTTAATTGAAAAACCCTCCAAACGCTCGGATAGCGACCTTTGTGGCCGCACCGACCAAAATAAAATGGTCGTCTTTCCGGCAGAAAACTATCAACCAGGTCAGTATGTTGAAGTACTGATTGAAAGCGCAACCTCGGCATCGTTAAAAGGAAAGGTCTTAAAACTAAAAAGTTTTGACCAATGA
- a CDS encoding aminotransferase class V-fold PLP-dependent enzyme — MPNTVQQPKIDAESNALEVYFSPFRRNTIGSNATFDSPYGLQRVVYADWIASGRLYAPIEQKLANQFGPWVANTHTETTYTGTTMTHAYHEAQHIIKKHVNASESDVMIATGSGMTGVVNKFQRILGLKLSEKLAPYLQLPHNYEKPIVFVTHMEHHSNHTSWIETIADVECIKPDENGLVDLNHFETLLKTYQNRKTKIAAVTSCSNVTGVFSPYYEIARMVHRAGGYCFVDFACSAPYVNIDMHPANDDEAYLDAIYFSPHKFLGGPGTPGVLIFNSALYNNRVPDQPGGGTVNWTNPWGEHSYISDIEAREDGGTPGFLQTIKAALAIKLKEQMQVDKILQREHELIDKIFSGFAPCKNLHLLAPHIQNRLGAISFYIDNMHYNLGVKLLNDKFGIQVRGGCSCAGTYGHYLLNVDQDTSHNITCKIDAGDLTAKPGWIRLSIHPTMTDADINYIIAAVAELCIEHQNWGKAYNYNVKTNEFYHQNHTIGSLRSQVKSWFEMDAV; from the coding sequence ATGCCCAATACAGTTCAACAACCTAAGATAGATGCAGAGTCGAATGCTCTTGAAGTTTATTTTTCCCCATTCAGGCGCAATACTATTGGCTCTAATGCCACCTTCGACTCGCCGTATGGTTTGCAGCGAGTTGTTTATGCCGACTGGATTGCCAGCGGCAGGTTATATGCCCCCATTGAGCAAAAATTAGCTAACCAATTTGGACCATGGGTGGCCAATACCCATACCGAAACGACTTATACCGGCACCACCATGACCCACGCCTACCACGAGGCACAACATATTATAAAAAAACACGTAAACGCCAGTGAAAGCGACGTAATGATTGCCACCGGCAGTGGTATGACGGGGGTAGTAAATAAGTTTCAGCGCATTTTGGGCTTAAAACTATCCGAAAAATTGGCCCCCTATTTGCAATTGCCCCACAATTACGAAAAACCTATTGTGTTTGTAACTCACATGGAGCACCACTCAAACCATACCTCGTGGATAGAAACCATAGCCGATGTTGAGTGCATTAAGCCCGATGAAAATGGATTAGTTGACTTAAACCATTTTGAAACCCTTTTGAAAACTTATCAAAATCGTAAAACAAAAATTGCGGCTGTTACCTCGTGTAGCAACGTAACGGGGGTGTTTTCGCCATACTACGAGATAGCGCGAATGGTGCACCGCGCGGGTGGCTATTGTTTTGTTGATTTTGCCTGCTCGGCCCCTTATGTAAATATAGATATGCACCCCGCCAACGATGACGAAGCCTATTTAGATGCTATTTATTTTTCGCCCCATAAATTTTTGGGCGGTCCAGGCACGCCGGGCGTATTGATATTTAATTCGGCATTATACAACAACCGGGTTCCCGACCAGCCCGGCGGCGGTACAGTTAACTGGACAAATCCCTGGGGCGAACATAGCTATATTAGTGATATTGAAGCGCGCGAAGACGGCGGTACCCCCGGATTTTTGCAGACCATAAAGGCGGCATTAGCTATTAAATTAAAAGAACAAATGCAGGTCGATAAAATATTACAACGGGAACACGAATTAATTGATAAAATTTTTTCCGGATTTGCCCCATGTAAAAATCTGCATCTTTTAGCGCCGCATATACAAAACCGCTTGGGGGCTATTTCCTTTTATATTGACAATATGCACTATAACTTAGGCGTAAAACTGTTGAACGATAAGTTTGGTATTCAAGTGCGTGGGGGCTGCTCGTGTGCAGGCACGTATGGCCATTACTTACTGAATGTTGACCAAGACACTTCGCATAATATTACCTGTAAAATTGATGCCGGCGATTTAACAGCCAAACCCGGATGGATACGTTTATCCATTCATCCAACCATGACAGATGCCGATATTAATTATATAATTGCGGCAGTTGCCGAATTATGCATCGAGCATCAAAATTGGGGTAAAGCGTATAACTATAATGTTAAAACCAACGAGTTTTATCATCAAAATCATACAATTGGCAGCCTCAGAAGCCAAGTAAAAAGTTGGTTCGAAATGGATGCAGTGTAA